In one window of Onychomys torridus chromosome 7, mOncTor1.1, whole genome shotgun sequence DNA:
- the Nkapd1 gene encoding uncharacterized protein NKAPD1 isoform X1 yields MSRVPLGKVLLRNVIRHTDAHNKIQEESDMWKIRELEKQMEDAYQGTRRNRVSSSSSRMRSDGFDEESQRDYWRPRNEIPGALEDDFLKAKSWNKKLYDYESNMPDRWGHSGYKELYPEEFETDSSDQQDITNGKKPSPQVKASAHESRKHKKSKKSHKKKQKKRSHKKQKKTKKEAMDLAADPSSEVSEETGASRTRKRKQPHKSKKKSRKKSPKKSLPLGRESATSQSDDSAASSSEEMEERDTKKTKRKKEERSVHVAVANPEVQERASKRRNWKVATDARSAESSEDD; encoded by the exons ATGTCACGGGTTCCATTGGGGAAAGTCCTCCTGAGGAATGTCATCCGGCATACAGATGCTCACAATAAG ATTCAGGAGGAATCTGACATGTGGAAAATCAGAGAACTAGAGAAGCAAATGGAGGATGCTTACCAGGGGACCAGAAGGAATAGAGTATCCAGCAGCTCAAG TCGAATGAGAAGTGATGGTTTTGATGAAGAAAGTCAGAGAGACTACTGGAGGCCAAGGAATGAAATTCCTGGGGCCCTGGAAGATGATTTTCTTAAGGCCAAATCCTGGAACAAGAAATTATATGATTATGAATCCAACATGCCAGATAG atggggtcACAGTGGTTATAAAGAGTTGTATCCTGAAGAGTTTGAAACAGACAG TAGTGACCAGCAAGACATTACCAATGGGAAAAAACCATCTCCCCAGGTAAAAGCATCTGCCCATGAATCCCGAAAACATAAGAAGTcaaagaaatcccataaaaagaaacagaaaaaacgGTCAcacaaaaaacagaagaaaaccaaaaaggaagCTATGGACCTAGCAGCAGATCCCTCAAGTGAGGTCTCAGAAGAAACTGGAGCTTCTCGTACCAGGAAAAGGAAGCAACCACACAAGAGCAAGAAAAAGTCCAGGAAAAAGTCTCCTAAAAAATCTTTACCTTTAGGGAGAGAAAGTGCTACTTCCCAGTCAGATGATTCAGCAGCTAGCAGTTCTgaggaaatggaggaaagagacactaagaaaaccaaaaggaaaaaggaagagagaagtgtTCATGTTGCTGTGGCTAACCCTGAGGTGCAGGAGAGGGCGAGCAAGCGCAGGAATTGGAAAGTGGCTACGGATGCAAGGTCTGCCGAAAGCTCCGAGGATGACTGA
- the Timm8b gene encoding mitochondrial import inner membrane translocase subunit Tim8 B, whose protein sequence is MAELGEADEAELQRLVAAEQQKAQFTAQVHHFMELCWDKCVEKPGNRLDSRTENCLSSCVDRFIDTTLAITGRFAQMVQKGGQ, encoded by the exons ATGGCCGAGCTTGGTGAAGCAGACGAAGCCGAGTTACAGCGTCTGGTGGCCGCGGAGCAGCAGAAGGCGCAGTTCACTGCGCAG GTGCATCACTTCATGGAACTATGCTGGGATAAATGTGTAGAGAAGCCAGGAAATCGGCTAGACTCCCGCACTGAAAACTGCCTCTCTAGCTGTGTGGACCGCTTCATTGACACTACTCTTGCCATCACAGGCCGGTTTGCCCAGATGGTACAGAAAGGAGGACAGTAG
- the Pih1d2 gene encoding PIH1 domain-containing protein 2: MKASSKGLLTQISQFWNMLDDLAENDPERYKNFIEQELKDGKQLCVDPEPQLCLQTKILNPKEKILFINLCQWKRIPAPQSATHPVPIRVGRPEDFTEASGSYTVIDVAYNPGVLQAAEKDQEIKDQLIKMAIHCIEERLHFTLAHSYHVTSFKIKGNIQRMKENLMGIKTDFTGFKEIMRTGDALEKIRSSAESELDHLPQVLLTKNQASGKGRCLIEEISSSEIQVEVKKPAYELKVVKDQNEKPLKIELKIQLPGINSVSLCELSVSEVDLLIEVSEKYRLYLNLPESVNTEMTTAKFVRNKSVLFITMPLA; encoded by the exons ATGAAGGCATCCTCAAAGGGTCTTCTCACCCAGATTTCTCAGTTCTGGAATATGCTCGATGATTTGGCTGAAAATGATCCTGAGCGCTACAAGAACTTCATTGAGCAGGAGCTGAAAGATGGAAAACAGCTCTGTGTCGACCCAGAACCACAACTCTGCCTACAGACCAAGATTCTA aacccaaaagaaaaaatactttttatcaaCCTATGCCAATGGAAAAGGATCCCGGCTCCCCAATCAGCCACTCATCCTGTACCCATACGTGTTGGCAGACCAGAAGATTTCACTGAGGCATCAG GTTCCTATACAGTTATTGATGTTGCCTACAACCCTGGTGTTCTGCAAGCAGCAGAAAAAGACCAAGAAATCAAAGATCAGttaataaaaatggccattcaTTGCATTGAGGAGCGACTCCACTTCACACTCGCACATTCATACCACGTTACtagctttaaaataaaaggaaacattcagagaatgaaagaaaatcttATGGGCATTAAAACTGACTTCACAGGCTTCAAAGAGATAATGAGAACAG gaGATGCTCTTGAAAAGATCAGGAGCAGTGCTGAGAGTGAACTGGATCACCTTCCTCAGGTGCTATTGACAAAAAATCAAGCATCGGGCAAAGGACGGTGTCTTATAGAGGAGATTTCTAGTTCCGAAATCCAGGTGGAAGTTAAGAAACCAGCCTATGAATTAAAGGTTGTAAAGGATCAGAATGAGAAACCTCTGAAAATTGAACTGAAAATCCAGTTACCTGGGATTAACTCAGTCTCCCTCTGTGAGCTTAGTGTTTCTGAG gtTGACTTATTGATTGAGGTCTCTGAGAAGTACCGATTATACCTGAATCTTCCAGAATCGGTTAATACAGAAATGACTACGGCAAAATTTGTCAGAAATAAATCCGTACTATTCATTACTATGCCGCTGGCATGA
- the Nkapd1 gene encoding uncharacterized protein NKAPD1 isoform X2, translating to MSSGIQMLTISRMRSDGFDEESQRDYWRPRNEIPGALEDDFLKAKSWNKKLYDYESNMPDRWGHSGYKELYPEEFETDSSDQQDITNGKKPSPQVKASAHESRKHKKSKKSHKKKQKKRSHKKQKKTKKEAMDLAADPSSEVSEETGASRTRKRKQPHKSKKKSRKKSPKKSLPLGRESATSQSDDSAASSSEEMEERDTKKTKRKKEERSVHVAVANPEVQERASKRRNWKVATDARSAESSEDD from the exons ATGTCATCCGGCATACAGATGCTCACAATAAG TCGAATGAGAAGTGATGGTTTTGATGAAGAAAGTCAGAGAGACTACTGGAGGCCAAGGAATGAAATTCCTGGGGCCCTGGAAGATGATTTTCTTAAGGCCAAATCCTGGAACAAGAAATTATATGATTATGAATCCAACATGCCAGATAG atggggtcACAGTGGTTATAAAGAGTTGTATCCTGAAGAGTTTGAAACAGACAG TAGTGACCAGCAAGACATTACCAATGGGAAAAAACCATCTCCCCAGGTAAAAGCATCTGCCCATGAATCCCGAAAACATAAGAAGTcaaagaaatcccataaaaagaaacagaaaaaacgGTCAcacaaaaaacagaagaaaaccaaaaaggaagCTATGGACCTAGCAGCAGATCCCTCAAGTGAGGTCTCAGAAGAAACTGGAGCTTCTCGTACCAGGAAAAGGAAGCAACCACACAAGAGCAAGAAAAAGTCCAGGAAAAAGTCTCCTAAAAAATCTTTACCTTTAGGGAGAGAAAGTGCTACTTCCCAGTCAGATGATTCAGCAGCTAGCAGTTCTgaggaaatggaggaaagagacactaagaaaaccaaaaggaaaaaggaagagagaagtgtTCATGTTGCTGTGGCTAACCCTGAGGTGCAGGAGAGGGCGAGCAAGCGCAGGAATTGGAAAGTGGCTACGGATGCAAGGTCTGCCGAAAGCTCCGAGGATGACTGA